In the genome of Macrobrachium nipponense isolate FS-2020 chromosome 34, ASM1510439v2, whole genome shotgun sequence, one region contains:
- the LOC135208133 gene encoding trichohyalin-like, which produces MKVFAIIAVLLGALFTGLNNFARRESGVLHQLVECERYCLELTGRLDTHMESPAFWKRIYSQDTPIDSSPVPVLRRILAFCPRVRSFLKSRQDLQRCEIVARHLEKELEKVHSNLGFFQCLKTLMTEKVGHICVFSAVCLTLGAISLLMRFVCSKKQDIDLEDEQQENDDFELEWSSLDSSLDETEEFEELQLMEEKALLERQKEELEAENGRLCRRIDAIQKEKEAELENSNKTIHDLKLINDHNKAEIASLSQKIRAAQEERKAVVERSAKNIRNLQQSNKELEAEYDLVFSGYEALQSQRAEENENAKKIIDDLQERNDQLLKEIADKEASAQQHLKKAEDLEESVRLLKEELERAKEGNRAHIEIQSGLLKEKEELKKSTEETHKAGKECLNTQKAEKCQRKLITFDLPPDQPQTKSSIFSGLGSPKESPKSRQATSGQKEEEKIVVTVKKRVKDGKRDVSFEKKEPHKPEEGCQQPQKERKVERKRIVFDLEPDQPEVIRSISGLSRPLPRHQPPRYDQEENWIIFRGEKLQLKRLEEMEGEMTVELDVPRNFHRAINGIQGRTLEEITNKSGVALIQMPGRFEVSDLITIVGTAEQVRLAAGHIERLISKLH; this is translated from the coding sequence ATGAAAGTATTCGCCATCATCGCCGTTCTGTTAGGAGCTCTGTTCACTGGATTGAATAACTTCGCTCGTCGTGAAAGCGGTGTTCTGCACCAGCTTGTTGAATGCGAGCGGTATTGCTTGGAGCTCACAGGACGACTGGACACTCATATGGAATCCCCCGCATTTTGGAAAAGGATCTACTCCCAGGACACCCCCATCGACTCTTCGCCCGTTCCAGTACTTCGTCGGATCTTGGCCTTCTGCCCTCGGGTCAGAAGCTTTTTGAAGTCCAGACAGGATCTACAACGGTGCGAAATCGTGGCCCGACACCtggaaaaggaactggaaaagGTCCATTCAAATCTTGGATTTTTCCAGTGTCTTAAAACTCTGATGACTGAAAAGGTTGGTCACATTTGCGTGTTTTCTGCTGTGTGTCTGACCTTGGGAGCCATTTCTTTGCTGATGAGATTTGTATGCAGTAAGAAGCAGGATATTGACTTGGAAGATGAGCAGCAGGAAAATGACGACTTCGAACTAGAGTGGTCATCTCTGGATAGTTCTCTTGATGAAACAGAAGAATTTGAGGAATTGCAGTTAATGGAAGAAAAGGCTCTTCTCGAGAGACAGAAAGAGGAGTTAGAAGCTGAGAATGGACGCCTCTGCAGGAGGATTGACGCCATCCAGAAGGAGAAAGAGGCAGAGTTGGAAAATTCGAACAAAACTATTCACGATCTGAAGCTAATAAACGACCACAATAAGGCAGAGATAGCAAGTCTTTCTCAGAAGATTCGAGCTGCCCAAGAAGAGAGGAAAGCAGTGGTCGAAAGGTCAGCCAAAAACATCAGGAACCTGCAACAGTCAAACAAGGAACTGGAAGCAGAGTATGACCTCGTCTTCTCTGGTTACGAAGCCCTTCAGAGCCAAAGGGCGGAAGAGAATGAAAATGCCAAGAAGATCATCGATGACCTCCAGGAAAGGAATGACCAGCTGCTGAAGGAAATAGCCGACAAAGAAGCATCGGCTCAACAACACCTAAAGAAAGCCGAGGATCTGGAAGAATCTGTTCGCCTGTTGAAAGAGGAGCTGGAAAGGGCTAAGGAAGGAAACCGAGCCCATATTGAAATTCAATCCGGGCTATTGAAAGAGAAGGAAGAGTTAAAGAAAAGTACAGAGGAAACCCACAAGGCTGGCAAGGAATGCCTGAACACTCAAAAGGCTGAGAAATGTCAGAGAAAACTAATCACGTTCGACCTTCCACCAGATCAGCCACAGACGAAAAGTAGCATCTTCTCAGGCCTTGGAAGTCCCAAAGAATCGCCCAAGAGTCGTCAGGCAACTAGTGggcaaaaggaagaagagaagattgTTGTAACTGTAAAGAAAAGGGTTAAGGATGGAAAAAGAGATGTAAGTTTTGAGAAGAAAGAACCCCACAAGCCTGAAGAGGGATGCCAGCAGCcccaaaaggaaaggaaagtagAGCGAAAACGTATCGTCTTCGATCTGGAACCGGATCAGCCTGAGGTGATCAGAAGCATCTCAGGCCTTTCAAGACCTCTGCCTCGACATCAGCCCCCACGATACGACCAGGAAGAAAACTGGATAATATTCAGGGGAGAAAAGTTGCAACTGAAGAGACTTGAGGAAATGGAAGGAGAAATGACAGTCGAATTGGATGTCCCCAGGAATTTCCACCGAGCTATCAATGGAATCCAGGGAAGGACACTGGAGGAGATCACCAACAAGAGTGGTGTCGCCCTCATTCAGATGCCAGGGAGGTTTGAGGTATCAGATCTGATCACCATAGTTGGTACAGCCGAGCAAGTTCGACTAGCAGCTGGTCATATTGAACGTCTCATCAGCAAGCTGCACTGA